From one Geminocystis sp. M7585_C2015_104 genomic stretch:
- a CDS encoding pentapeptide repeat-containing protein produces MILAPVYSLEKVLEILNNSRDLAGTNLQNLDLSGMDLQGVNFTGANLIGINFERANLRGAVLDNSDLRRACLKKANLEGASLKNCLLQRARLEGCNLTGVDLSGAKLDLAYYSADTKWDSGFDYKKSGAVGPGASLSGAFLNTAYLRGVDLTGANLRGAYLSGADLTGANLTKAALSGANLKYAFLTGANLQEAIFIGAELEGADLRATNLRGANFDNIRSIAGADFSYAYGMTERLRSIICSFPPQELNRWNTYTRNNTRDSLNTCYYI; encoded by the coding sequence ATGATATTGGCTCCTGTTTATTCCTTAGAAAAAGTCCTGGAAATACTCAACAATAGTAGGGACTTGGCTGGGACAAATCTGCAAAATTTGGACCTGTCGGGGATGGATTTACAAGGGGTGAATTTTACTGGCGCTAATCTGATTGGCATAAATTTTGAGAGGGCCAATTTGAGGGGGGCAGTGTTGGACAACAGTGATTTGCGGCGTGCCTGCCTTAAGAAGGCCAACCTAGAGGGTGCTAGTCTAAAAAACTGTCTTTTACAAAGGGCTCGTCTGGAGGGATGTAATCTTACAGGAGTAGATCTCAGTGGTGCTAAACTAGACTTGGCCTACTACTCGGCCGATACGAAATGGGATAGTGGTTTTGATTACAAAAAGTCAGGGGCAGTGGGGCCAGGGGCATCCCTCAGTGGTGCTTTCCTTAACACCGCCTACCTAAGAGGAGTCGATCTGACTGGGGCTAACCTAAGAGGCGCCTACCTCAGTGGTGCAGATTTAACGGGCGCTAATCTCACTAAAGCCGCACTCAGTGGTGCTAATCTCAAATATGCCTTTCTCACTGGTGCCAATCTCCAAGAGGCAATTTTTATAGGTGCAGAGTTAGAGGGTGCGGATTTACGGGCCACTAACCTAAGAGGCGCCAATTTCGACAATATCAGGAGTATTGCCGGCGCCGACTTTTCCTACGCCTACGGTATGACTGAAAGACTCCGTAGTATTATTTGCAGTTTTCCCCCCCAAGAGTTGAATCGTTGGAATACGTACACCCGCAATAATACAAGAGATAGTTTGAACACCTGTTATTACATATAA
- a CDS encoding HEAT repeat domain-containing protein produces MNQTEIRYKANSLSVTPEEADCLLERVNNSLSSNSFDPNDHQTIALMVEALGDERGMMRLKFAQRLAMVGKPAVPFLLEALSNHPNPVVRRAAAKTLTLIAPPEAVPQLIHSLLHDEDTVVKGSCVGALAEIGEESVPELLRIIATERDETIKGHAAWALAFIGSRAKNYLYQAMASDSVDVRCAVVGVLGSLVQENEDEEALQLLFTSLHDPSPVIRCEAAAILGKIHHPQVASHLIPCLGDQEAEVRKAIALALMKVGDPSTIPLLQQALERETDKSLKPIFQLALNQLQRNWAKDSG; encoded by the coding sequence ATGAACCAGACAGAAATTAGATACAAGGCCAATTCCCTCAGTGTTACCCCCGAGGAGGCAGATTGTCTTCTGGAAAGGGTAAACAATTCCCTGTCTAGCAACAGTTTTGACCCTAATGACCACCAGACAATAGCTTTGATGGTGGAGGCTTTGGGAGATGAGCGGGGGATGATGCGGCTTAAATTTGCCCAAAGACTGGCCATGGTTGGTAAGCCGGCAGTTCCCTTTTTGTTGGAAGCCCTCTCTAATCATCCCAATCCCGTGGTAAGACGTGCCGCCGCCAAAACTCTTACTTTGATCGCACCCCCCGAAGCTGTGCCCCAATTGATACACTCCCTACTACACGATGAAGACACTGTGGTAAAGGGCTCATGTGTGGGGGCGTTAGCGGAGATTGGGGAGGAGTCAGTGCCGGAATTGTTAAGGATTATTGCCACGGAAAGAGATGAAACCATAAAAGGACATGCTGCCTGGGCGTTGGCCTTTATTGGCAGTCGGGCCAAAAACTACCTATACCAGGCCATGGCATCTGATTCTGTGGACGTCCGTTGTGCTGTGGTGGGGGTTTTAGGTAGTTTGGTACAGGAAAATGAGGACGAGGAAGCTCTACAACTTCTTTTCACCTCCCTTCATGATCCCTCCCCCGTGATTCGTTGTGAGGCCGCCGCCATTTTAGGCAAAATCCATCATCCCCAAGTGGCGTCCCATTTAATCCCCTGTCTGGGAGACCAAGAAGCGGAAGTGCGTAAGGCCATTGCCCTAGCCCTGATGAAGGTGGGAGATCCCTCCACCATTCCTCTTTTACAACAAGCATTGGAACGGGAGACGGACAAGAGTCTTAAACCCATTTTCCAACTCGCCCTCAATCAACTACAACGTAACTGGGCGAAAGACAGCGGCTAG
- the ychF gene encoding redox-regulated ATPase YchF, translating into MLRAGIVGLPNVGKSTLFNAIVTNAKAEAANFPFCTIEPNVGVVAVPDERLEVLAKISNSKRIVPARIEFVDIAGLVKGASKGEGLGNQFLSHIRQVDAIVHVVRCFDDEDIIHVSGSVDPVRDMEVINLELALADLAQVERRLEKQRKQAKKQKEAAEEVAVLEKILPPLNEGKPVRLLSLTAEEKALLKPLGLLTAKPVIYAANVSEEDLATGNEWVNQVRQQAEKENALVVVISAKVEAELADLPTEEKEEYLASLGVKEGGLKSLIKATYQLLGLRTYLTTGENETRAWTIVAGMTAPQAAGVIHSDFERGFIRAETISYEDLVRAGSMAAAREMGLVRSEGKDYVVQEGDVMLFRFNV; encoded by the coding sequence ATGTTAAGGGCGGGAATAGTAGGACTACCCAATGTGGGCAAATCAACCCTCTTCAACGCAATAGTGACTAATGCCAAAGCGGAAGCGGCAAACTTCCCTTTTTGTACAATTGAACCAAACGTGGGGGTAGTAGCAGTACCAGATGAGCGTTTGGAAGTGTTGGCTAAGATATCTAACTCTAAGAGAATTGTACCTGCCCGCATTGAATTTGTGGATATTGCTGGTTTGGTAAAAGGCGCCAGTAAGGGGGAGGGTTTAGGGAATCAGTTTCTATCCCACATAAGACAGGTAGATGCCATTGTACATGTGGTGAGATGTTTCGATGATGAAGATATTATCCATGTTTCTGGTTCAGTAGATCCAGTAAGAGACATGGAGGTAATAAATCTGGAATTGGCATTGGCAGACTTAGCACAAGTGGAAAGACGACTGGAAAAACAAAGAAAACAGGCGAAAAAACAAAAAGAGGCAGCAGAAGAGGTAGCAGTGTTGGAAAAAATCCTCCCTCCCCTCAACGAAGGTAAACCGGTGCGTCTGTTGTCACTGACTGCTGAGGAAAAGGCTTTACTCAAACCCTTAGGATTGTTGACTGCTAAGCCTGTAATTTATGCTGCTAATGTGAGTGAAGAAGATTTGGCTACTGGCAATGAGTGGGTAAACCAAGTAAGACAACAGGCAGAAAAAGAAAATGCTCTTGTGGTGGTAATATCGGCAAAAGTGGAGGCGGAATTGGCAGACTTACCCACAGAAGAAAAGGAAGAATATCTAGCAAGCCTGGGGGTGAAAGAGGGGGGATTAAAATCCTTGATTAAGGCTACCTACCAGTTGCTAGGACTACGCACCTATCTTACCACAGGGGAGAACGAAACCAGAGCCTGGACCATTGTAGCAGGTATGACGGCTCCACAAGCGGCCGGTGTTATCCACAGTGACTTTGAAAGGGGCTTCATTAGGGCGGAAACTATTAGTTATGAGGATTTAGTGCGCGCCGGAAGTATGGCTGCCGCTAGGGAAATGGGATTAGTGCGCTCAGAAGGGAAAGATTATGTGGTACAAGAGGGAGACGTGATGTTATTCCGTTTTAATGTCTGA
- a CDS encoding shikimate dehydrogenase — MMKITGKTKLLGIIGYPLEHSLSPVFQNQALRALELDYVYVPFPVKPENLGDVFRAFRAIGIRGFNVTIPHKEAVLPLLDHISDKAKLIGAVNTVWLEEDEWYGTNTDVDGFISPLLEIKRDWPHTTPLILGNGGAARAAVVGCAQLGCEKIRIVGRNPEKLTKFGLSWHNTPLQHRISLHSWEEIPTLIPQCRLIVNTTPIGMYPHCQQSPLSPQEIELMTDGTIVYDLIYNPRPTLLLKQAAARGLTGIDGSEMLVKQGAVALEIWVGLAAPLSLMRQSLLEALGEN; from the coding sequence GTGATGAAGATTACTGGTAAGACTAAGCTATTAGGCATTATTGGTTACCCCCTAGAACATTCTCTGTCACCTGTATTCCAGAATCAGGCCCTTCGTGCCCTAGAATTGGACTATGTTTATGTGCCCTTCCCTGTAAAACCAGAAAACCTGGGGGATGTGTTTCGGGCTTTTAGGGCTATTGGTATTAGAGGCTTTAATGTCACCATCCCCCACAAGGAGGCAGTCTTACCCCTGTTAGACCATATTAGCGACAAGGCCAAACTAATTGGGGCTGTCAACACCGTCTGGTTGGAGGAAGACGAGTGGTATGGCACTAATACTGACGTTGATGGTTTTATTTCTCCTCTTTTGGAAATTAAGCGGGATTGGCCCCACACTACCCCTCTTATTTTAGGCAATGGTGGTGCCGCCCGTGCCGCCGTTGTCGGTTGTGCCCAGTTGGGATGTGAGAAAATCAGAATAGTAGGACGTAATCCCGAAAAATTGACCAAATTTGGCCTCTCCTGGCATAACACTCCCCTACAGCATCGCATATCCCTTCACAGCTGGGAGGAAATCCCCACCTTAATCCCTCAATGCCGGCTGATTGTCAACACCACCCCCATTGGCATGTATCCCCACTGTCAACAGTCTCCCCTTTCCCCCCAGGAAATAGAATTAATGACTGATGGTACCATTGTATACGACCTTATTTACAACCCCCGGCCAACCCTTTTACTAAAACAGGCGGCTGCCAGAGGGTTGACTGGTATCGACGGCAGTGAGATGTTAGTGAAACAGGGTGCGGTGGCTTTAGAGATTTGGGTGGGATTAGCGGCGCCTCTTTCCCTCATGCGTCAATCCCTCCTGGAGGCATTGGGGGAAAATTAA
- the tgt gene encoding tRNA guanosine(34) transglycosylase Tgt has product MFFSFTIVANCSETKARAGVFSTPHGDVETPIFMPVGTLGTVKGITPAQLESTGAQMILGNSYHLHLQPGEKIVSMAGGLHNFMGWHKPILTDSGGFQVFSLSELRKITDKGVTFRSPKDGSIIHMTPELSIQIQNALGADVIMAFDECPPATATREEVTRAVCRTSAWLERCVMAHQKPHSQALFGIVQGGIYPDLRILSVQQLLQFDLPGYAIGGVSVGEKPELIHEIVRFTAPLLPYHKPRYLMGVGSYREMVVAIASGVDLFDCVIPTRLGRHGAALVRGKRINLKNAQYKEDFSPLDPDCPCYTCTNFTRAYLNHLIRAKEMLGYILLSLHNIYELVAFTRRIRQAIIDNTFVDEFGHWLEDMG; this is encoded by the coding sequence GTGTTTTTTTCGTTTACTATTGTCGCCAATTGTAGTGAAACAAAGGCGAGGGCAGGGGTTTTTTCTACCCCCCATGGCGATGTAGAAACACCCATATTTATGCCTGTAGGGACTTTGGGGACTGTAAAAGGCATCACGCCAGCCCAATTGGAGTCTACGGGGGCGCAGATGATTCTGGGCAATAGTTACCATCTTCACCTGCAACCCGGGGAGAAAATTGTCTCCATGGCGGGGGGATTACACAATTTCATGGGGTGGCACAAACCCATCCTCACCGACTCTGGTGGCTTTCAGGTGTTTAGTCTATCCGAATTACGAAAGATTACAGACAAGGGAGTCACCTTCCGTAGCCCCAAAGACGGCAGTATCATCCATATGACTCCCGAATTGTCCATCCAAATCCAGAATGCCCTAGGGGCAGATGTTATCATGGCTTTTGATGAGTGCCCCCCGGCTACAGCCACTAGAGAAGAGGTAACTAGGGCAGTTTGTCGTACCTCCGCCTGGTTGGAAAGATGTGTCATGGCCCACCAGAAACCTCACTCCCAAGCCTTGTTTGGCATTGTGCAAGGAGGCATCTATCCCGACTTGCGTATTTTGTCCGTGCAACAGTTATTACAATTCGATTTGCCCGGTTATGCCATCGGCGGTGTCAGTGTGGGGGAAAAACCAGAGTTGATCCATGAAATAGTCCGTTTTACTGCACCACTTCTACCATACCACAAACCTCGTTATCTCATGGGGGTTGGCAGTTACCGGGAAATGGTAGTAGCTATCGCCTCTGGAGTCGATTTGTTTGATTGCGTAATACCTACTCGTCTAGGGAGACATGGGGCAGCCTTAGTAAGAGGGAAGAGAATTAATCTCAAAAATGCCCAATACAAAGAAGATTTTAGCCCCCTAGACCCAGACTGTCCGTGCTACACTTGTACTAACTTCACCCGTGCCTATCTTAACCACCTCATTCGCGCCAAGGAAATGTTGGGTTATATTCTGTTATCCCTCCATAACATCTACGAGTTGGTGGCTTTTACCCGCCGTATCCGCCAAGCTATTATTGACAACACCTTTGTAGATGAGTTTGGCCATTGGTTAGAAGACATGGGTTAG
- the cobS gene encoding adenosylcobinamide-GDP ribazoletransferase → MKDILASLCGAIVFYTAIPLPPFLPVSLKKIALWLGWLGILLGLVVSLAEAILGWLGFSPLLSSVFAVAWWLYLTGGFHFDGLIDFGDCLGVQGGVKKRLEVMQDSRVGAFGLLLGFFVLFVKVVALRELYVPVWWGLCQSLSWGRWAQLMAITLYPYIREGGKGAFLKGGIESWRDVVLGSSFILLLGGVELWYFRHSPWEALLGMGICLSISLVVAWLCQKPLGGHTGDTYGATVEITEALILSFFTLPHPFLRSWWG, encoded by the coding sequence ATGAAGGATATATTGGCGTCTCTGTGTGGGGCGATCGTATTTTATACGGCGATACCCCTTCCCCCTTTCCTGCCGGTGAGTCTGAAGAAGATTGCCCTGTGGTTAGGGTGGTTAGGGATTTTGTTAGGCTTAGTGGTGTCTTTGGCAGAGGCGATTCTTGGCTGGCTTGGCTTTTCCCCTCTGCTTAGCAGTGTTTTTGCTGTAGCCTGGTGGTTATACTTAACCGGCGGATTTCATTTTGATGGGCTGATAGACTTTGGGGACTGTTTGGGGGTGCAGGGGGGCGTTAAAAAACGCCTAGAAGTGATGCAAGACAGCCGTGTGGGGGCTTTTGGTCTACTTTTAGGGTTTTTTGTCCTTTTTGTCAAGGTCGTGGCCTTGAGGGAGCTTTATGTGCCTGTGTGGTGGGGGTTATGTCAGTCTTTAAGTTGGGGTAGATGGGCGCAACTAATGGCCATCACCCTCTACCCCTATATCCGGGAGGGTGGGAAAGGGGCTTTTTTGAAGGGGGGGATAGAATCCTGGCGGGATGTAGTTTTGGGCTCTTCTTTTATACTTCTGCTAGGAGGGGTGGAATTGTGGTATTTCCGACATTCTCCTTGGGAAGCGTTGCTGGGAATGGGAATCTGTCTTAGCATTTCCCTGGTAGTGGCCTGGTTATGTCAAAAACCCCTTGGCGGACATACTGGCGACACCTATGGTGCTACGGTGGAAATCACAGAGGCCCTGATTCTCAGTTTTTTTACCCTCCCTCATCCCTTTTTGAGGAGTTGGTGGGGATAA
- a CDS encoding TPM domain-containing protein, whose protein sequence is MNKATRIVFTVFISLLFLLNVAVKEARATGVYDLPMVAAGENLWVVDEADVISRATEGQLSNMLRQLAENTGKEVRMVVIERLDYGQTIDSLAREIFQTWYPSPADAKNQVLIVVDTLGNRTAIAQGDDTVNLLTPEIRDSIVHETFPYFLKDLQYNQALISAGNRLVAVLSGKQDPGAPKMEEINIESTFASAEETDTRSAMLWTIVLLVLATVIPMVTYFWYVGFPGN, encoded by the coding sequence ATGAATAAGGCGACAAGGATTGTTTTTACTGTCTTTATCTCCCTGTTATTCCTCCTAAACGTGGCTGTAAAGGAAGCTAGGGCGACGGGGGTTTACGACTTGCCCATGGTAGCGGCGGGGGAAAACTTGTGGGTTGTGGATGAAGCGGATGTAATCAGTCGTGCTACCGAAGGACAACTGTCTAACATGTTGCGTCAGCTAGCGGAAAATACTGGCAAGGAAGTGAGAATGGTGGTCATAGAGCGTCTTGATTACGGACAGACTATAGATTCCCTAGCAAGGGAAATATTCCAAACCTGGTATCCCTCCCCAGCCGATGCCAAAAATCAGGTATTGATAGTAGTAGACACCCTTGGCAACCGCACCGCCATTGCCCAAGGAGATGACACTGTTAATCTGCTTACACCAGAAATCAGAGATAGTATAGTCCATGAGACCTTCCCCTATTTCCTTAAGGATTTACAATACAACCAAGCATTAATCTCCGCTGGCAATCGTCTGGTGGCTGTCTTGTCAGGCAAACAGGACCCAGGGGCGCCTAAAATGGAAGAGATTAACATCGAAAGCACCTTTGCCTCTGCCGAGGAGACAGATACCCGTAGTGCTATGCTGTGGACAATTGTACTGCTGGTACTGGCTACAGTGATCCCAATGGTAACCTACTTTTGGTATGTAGGATTCCCAGGCAATTAA
- a CDS encoding substrate-binding domain-containing protein, with amino-acid sequence MSTLLYGRYLIKEILGQGGFGKTYLAEDTHLPSRRICVIKQFKPSITNEKYRKSLEKRFRKEAETLEKLCADNKQIPQLYAYFSLNNKFFLVQEYIEGKTLLQIVQQGPVTEDFVIDLLLDILPVLDYVHKRGIIHRDIKPENIIIRKRDQKPVLIDYGAVKELMSSDTSSEEGGGEEAKSSLVIGTPSYMPHEQLSGKVSYNSDLYSLGMVCVFLLTRRRPDTIERDPLSLKLLWSNYAPDVSNGLKKIINKAIECDPQKRYATAEEMLRAVESLRKKPLLPLPLDAYKPILTPLAATAAVALFAVWLLPKLTVNIFSLPVTGVKECPSQRSQETVIKNTKENLWQCFAHIPDIPEGTWFYGGSTAWKKINKTLNPRLKEVVPQFHLTEKLPLNKPPGSGTGIAMLLDDKLTLAQSSRPLKKSEIEEANERGIKLGQTPVAIDGVVFVVNYNLGVEGLTIGQIRQIYGGKITNWRQLGGPNATIKPYTPPSESGATVILKEEIMGDMPLAKTVQTFPTPAEAVKHIASEDIKQGGSIYLASAANLIPECDVKPLAIARDDSSPLIKPYQGELPTSQQCRQQGRIADYDAFRNEEYPLVRRLFVVYRDDDSLQARAGKAYVNLLLSDEGQKLIEKAGFIPIRSF; translated from the coding sequence ATGTCTACCCTCCTATATGGACGTTATCTCATCAAGGAGATTTTGGGGCAAGGGGGTTTTGGGAAGACATATTTGGCAGAAGACACCCACCTTCCCTCCAGACGCATATGTGTTATCAAACAGTTTAAACCCAGTATTACCAACGAAAAATACCGAAAATCCCTAGAAAAGCGTTTCCGGAAAGAGGCAGAAACCCTGGAGAAATTATGTGCGGATAATAAACAAATTCCTCAGCTTTACGCCTATTTTTCCCTTAACAATAAATTCTTTCTGGTACAAGAATACATAGAAGGAAAAACGCTTCTACAAATAGTACAACAAGGTCCAGTCACTGAGGATTTTGTAATAGACCTACTGTTGGACATTTTACCAGTACTGGACTATGTGCACAAGCGGGGGATTATCCACCGAGACATTAAACCAGAAAACATAATTATCAGGAAAAGGGATCAAAAACCGGTTTTAATTGACTACGGGGCGGTAAAAGAATTAATGAGTAGCGACACCAGTAGTGAGGAGGGGGGAGGAGAAGAGGCAAAAAGCAGTCTGGTAATTGGCACACCTAGTTATATGCCCCACGAACAACTCTCAGGCAAGGTGTCATATAATTCGGACTTGTACTCCCTAGGAATGGTATGTGTCTTCCTTCTCACCCGTAGAAGACCTGATACCATAGAAAGAGACCCTCTCTCCCTTAAACTGTTATGGTCCAATTATGCGCCGGATGTCAGTAACGGCTTAAAGAAAATTATCAATAAGGCCATTGAATGTGACCCTCAAAAGCGCTATGCTACTGCTGAAGAGATGCTAAGGGCAGTAGAAAGTCTAAGGAAAAAACCCCTTTTGCCCCTGCCACTAGATGCCTACAAACCCATTTTAACGCCACTGGCGGCAACGGCAGCCGTAGCCTTGTTTGCAGTCTGGTTGCTGCCAAAACTAACCGTTAACATCTTCTCCCTCCCGGTAACTGGAGTGAAAGAATGCCCCAGTCAAAGAAGTCAGGAGACGGTCATCAAAAACACGAAGGAGAATCTATGGCAGTGTTTTGCCCATATTCCTGATATACCTGAGGGCACTTGGTTTTACGGAGGTAGCACAGCCTGGAAGAAAATAAATAAAACCCTCAACCCCCGTCTAAAAGAGGTGGTGCCTCAGTTTCATCTGACCGAAAAACTTCCCTTAAATAAGCCTCCGGGCTCGGGCACGGGTATAGCCATGCTATTGGATGATAAACTAACTTTAGCACAGTCTTCCCGCCCCCTGAAAAAAAGTGAAATAGAAGAGGCCAATGAAAGAGGTATTAAACTTGGTCAGACACCTGTAGCCATTGATGGTGTTGTATTTGTAGTAAACTATAACTTAGGGGTGGAAGGCCTAACTATAGGTCAGATACGACAGATATACGGGGGCAAAATCACTAACTGGCGGCAGCTAGGAGGGCCTAATGCCACCATTAAACCATACACTCCCCCCTCGGAAAGTGGCGCCACTGTTATCCTGAAGGAGGAAATTATGGGGGATATGCCCCTTGCTAAAACTGTCCAAACCTTTCCCACCCCAGCGGAAGCGGTTAAACACATTGCCTCGGAAGACATAAAACAAGGGGGTAGTATTTATTTGGCTTCGGCAGCGAATCTTATCCCAGAATGTGATGTTAAACCCTTAGCCATCGCCCGAGACGACTCCTCCCCCTTGATTAAACCCTATCAGGGAGAATTGCCCACCTCCCAACAGTGTCGTCAACAGGGTAGAATTGCCGACTATGACGCCTTTAGGAATGAGGAATACCCCCTAGTGAGACGCCTTTTTGTGGTATATAGAGACGATGACAGTCTACAAGCAAGGGCAGGAAAGGCTTATGTCAATCTCTTGTTGAGTGACGAAGGACAAAAACTAATCGAAAAGGCTGGCTTTATTCCCATTCGCTCCTTTTAA